A section of the Lineus longissimus chromosome 1, tnLinLong1.2, whole genome shotgun sequence genome encodes:
- the LOC135488503 gene encoding P2X purinoceptor 7-like, with protein MARPASTHAAVALNLSTHQNQQDEQMPQGPDSQNPQDLIEALTNPEVWGFVQVVLNDQPELLSRLLRYHDNNQRRASNLPPSPIPGNLPPNCKCGRCRHMPTVREQVCCGLKWPICKTLDNQIIQICLNHNVVEVAHRNVQDMLAGPGERNITAMRHASYRQYVLHTYGHLGKGVRVVIPSCVVWVIRQHFPSPDGRYTGFIPGRRLI; from the exons ATGGCAAGGCCTGCATCAACACATGCTGCAGTTGCCCTGAATTTATCAACACACCAG AATCAACAAGATGAGCAAATGCCCCAAGGACCAGACTCTCAGAATCCACAG GATCTCATTGAAGCCTTGACAAATCCTGAAGTTTGGGGCTTTGTTCAGGTCGTTTTAAACGACCAGCCGGAGCTACTCAGCCGCCTGCTACGGTATCATGATAACAACCAGAGAAGGGCCAGCAATCTACCACCCTCACCAATTCCAGGGAATCTGCCTCCTAATTGCAAGTGTGGGCGCTGTAGGCACATGCCTACTGTCCGTGAGCAAGTGTGCTGCGGCCTGAAGTGGCCAATTTGTAAGACATTGGACAATCAAATCATTCAAATATGCCTGAACCACAATGTCGTGGAAGTTGCGCACAGAAATGTACAAGATATGTTGGCGGGACCTGGAGAGAGAAACATTACGGCGATGCGGCATGCATCATACCGCCAATACGTCCTCCACACATATGGCCACTTGGGTAAGGGAGTGAGGGTTGTTATTCCTTCTTGTGTAGTCTGGGTGATCAGGCAGCACTTTCCTTCACCAGATGGCCGCTACACCGGATTTATACCAGGAAGAAGGCTGATCTAA